Part of the Syntrophales bacterium genome is shown below.
ATTGGCATCAATCAGGGCGGCAGCCCTTGCATCCTTAACCTTCAGCTTCTCATAGAGGTATCTTTTACCGTGGCGGGCCGCCTCCTGACGGTAAACCTCCCTCAGATCTTCATCGGCGCCGGGGCCTTCAAAAAGCCCACCCAACAGCGCCCTGATATATAGACCCGTACCGCCAACTACAAAGACAGGCTTTTGCAGGCGATTTAACGTCTCAATGATCGCCCCCGCCTCTTTTACAAACATGGCGGCATTAAACTCTTCGTCCGGGTTGACAACGTCAAACAGATGATGTCTCACCTGTGATCTCTCTGCCAATGTAGGTTTTGCGGTGCCGATATCCATATACCGGTAGACCTGCATCGAATCAGCGCCGATGATCTCGCCTCCCAGCTCGCCTGCCAGCCTAATGGCCACATTCGTCTTGCCGACACCTGTGGGGCCAACGATGATGATCAAACGGGGCTTAAGTTCTTCCCTGCTCATATCGCCTGCCTCACCTTCGCTTGAACATCCTTTCCATATCGCTGAAACTAAAAGAGATATAAACAGGCCTTCCGTGGGGACAGGTGGAGGAGAACGGCGTGGCATCCAGGTCTCTACACAGCTTGGCCACCTCCGGCGCCGAAAGCCTCTGGTTTGCCTTTACGGCCCCCCTACAGGCCAGAAAGGCGAAGATTTTATCCTTCTTATCTTGCAGGTTCAGTGGATGGCCGGTCTCTGAAAATTCCCCCAGGAGATCCATGATCACTGTCTTCGACTCAACATTGGGCAGTATGGCAGGAACGGTTTTTACGACAACCGTATCCTTGCCAAACGGTTCCACCTCTATCCCCGCCTCTTCGAGGACTTGTCTGGATTCCATGAGAAAGGAAAAATCTTTCGGTGGAAGACTGATAACCTCCGGCATCAGCAGCCGCTGGCCGACCGCCTTTTCGCCTCCCGATGCAGAGGGCTTCTCCCTGAATTTCTCAAAGAGAATCCGCTCATGAGCCGCATGCTGATCCACGAGGATCAACCCCTCGGGAGCAGAAAAAACGAGATAGGTTCCGGCAACCTGCCCCACATATTCAAGATCGGCAAAGGATATTCCCGTGAGGAAAGCAAAATCCTCCTCGGCGGTCTCCTCCGGCATGGCCGCATCAACCTGTTCCTCCTTTTTGTCGGCAAAGGCTCTCTCAAAGAAGAGTTTTCCCTTTCCCGAAGAAACGGTGTACCGCCTCAGCGCTTCTTCAAGCCCGCTCCGGCGCCCTTCCTGGCTTCCCCGCCCCCATGATAAAACAGGCGCAGCCGGTGTTTCTGCTATAGGAGAGATACCGGCCAGCGCCCCCGCCAGAACTCTCACGACAACTTCATATACATCCCGGGGATTTCTGAAGCGAACCTCCATCTTGGCGGGATGGACATTGACATCTACCTCGCCGGGGGGAAGATCAACAAAGAGGACAACGGCAGGATACCTCCTGACAGCAAGCAAACGCCTGTAAGCCGTCATCACGGCATGGTTCAAAAGGTAATCCCGAATGAATCTCTTATTCACATAACAATAGATGTGCCTGGCGCTGGACCTTGTAAACTCAGGCCTGCACACAAATCCACTAACGCTTATATTGTCCCTCGTTCCCTTTACCGGCAGGATATGATCCATGAAATCGGCGCCGATAACGAGGGAGACCCGCAGAGAGACATCCTGGGTGGCGGGAATATTCAAAATTTCCTTCCCCCTGGTCACAACCTTCATCTTCACCTCAGGATGGGACAGGGCCGCCCTTGTGATCACATCAAGGCAATGTCCCTGTTCGGTCATCTCTGCCTTGAGAAACTTCTTGCGGACGGGGACGGAATCAAAGATACGGGTGACGAGAACGGATGTACCGACAGGACATCCCGCAGCGGCAATTTCCTTGACCTGCCCGGCCTCAACGATCACCCTCGTACCCGATACAGACTCCCTCTTCCTGGTAACCATCTCGACCCTTGAGATAGAGGCAATGCTGGGGAGGGCCTCTCCCCGGAAACCAAAGGAACTTACTCTGTAAATATCGTCAAACTGGTATATCTTACTGGTGGCATATCGTGCAAAGGCCAGCGGCACATCTTCACACTCTATACCCTCGCCGTTATCGGTAATTCTTGTGGAGCCACACCCGCCCTTCTCAAGCTCAATAGTCACATCTGTCGCCCCTGCATCAAGGGCGTTTTCGAGAAGCTCCTTGACAATGGATGCCGGTCTCTCGACGACCTCTCCCGCCGCTATTTTGTTGGTTAGTTCCTCAGGCAGAACAACAATCCTTCCCGGCAACGTCAATCCCCCTCTAACAAATGTGAAAGACCGCAGCCACTTTCTCTCTTACGGCTGCGGTCAGATACGTCAAGGATGCTGCTATCAGGTCACACCCTTACTATACGAAGCCGCACCACGTCGTGGCGCTTTCTATGGGTTCCCGGGCGCTTTCCAGTTTGTTTACCGGGAAATCCCCGTCGGGATAGCCGATGGCTATGGCAATTATTATCCGTTTGGACTCAGGTATGCCGGCAAATTTCCTCAATACCCCGGGATACATTATCCCCTGATCCTCGATGCAGGTACCGAGGTCGTAGTTCAGAGCAGCGAGGCAGATGGTCTGCATCACGGCACCAATATCGAGTAATGGTCCCGCTTCGCTTAACGCTTTATCCACGGAAATAATGATCGCCGCCGGTGCATCGAAGTAGCGGAAGCCCCGTTCCATCCATCGCGCCCTCTTCTCCTTATCCTCCCGCTGTATCCCCATGAGCTGGAAGATCTGCTTGGCGAGTTCCACCTGACGGTGCCGATAGATGCTGTCAGCAGGCCACTTCGCCGCCACGTGATCCGGATGGGGTTGCTCCCCGGAATTGAGCTTCTCCACATTGACCCGTTTTACATTTTCCAGAACTTCTCCTGTAATCACGGTAAACTCCCATGGTTGGGTATTCATCGCCGAAGGGGCACGCCCCACAATTTTTAGGATCTCCCTGAGAATCTCTTTCGGAACAGGGTCGGGCTTGAATCCTCTGATGCTCTTTCGTGTTCTTATGGCATCAACAATATCCATAAAACTCCTCCTTGTTAAGCAGTGTTCAGATGTAAAACAATTCAGCCCCGTAAAGGGGGGAGCATTATTAGTTTATCATAACTCATCCGGCTTCATCCGTCAATCCTTACCCCTCTCTGTGAATTGTCAAAAATCTTTTTACTACTACGTTACATTGATGCGCGCAAAATCATGAGGTGCCCAATTTTTTTGTAGAGGCTTTAAAATGTTAGTCCTTAAGCTCGACTATCAATTCACAATACTCCTCTTCCGGCCTGATCTTGCCCAATCTAACATGTAGTTTTGGGTGCAAAACCTGAACCAGAGGGGTAAGTCCCTCCTCATGGGGAATAGGACAGAAGTCCTTGGGGGATATCCCTAACATCTGGCAGGCTTCCAGAGCGGCACACCACCCCTTGTGCCTCCCGACCACCCTTTGGGGAGTATCTTCAGTGCGCTCCCTCTCCATTAACTTGAAGAATCCTGGATAGTGTTCTTCCATTACGGCATCTATAAGGGCCATGCCGGCACGGGCGTCATTGCCGGTTATGCCCAAGTGGGAGAGGTTCTCCTTTATCATCTCAGCCATCCCGGCATGGAGCCTCGCATGAAGCCTTATCGCCTCTTCTCTACCAATCTTCTCTCCCACAGCCATGATGTAGGCTATAAGCCCTGCAAAACCTGTAGTATAAATCTTCTTTAATGTTTCCCCGGAAATTTCCATCTGTTACCTCCTTTCCGTTACCATACTGAGGTTTTCCAACCTGTGCGGTGAATACACTCTTCTTTGCTTACATTTCTGTCAGCCTAAGGTGAACCAAAATGGGGGGGGAAATCACCACTCTATCCTGATTTTCACGCTATGTTCATGTAAATAGGTTTTAATCTCAGAGATCGTATAAGTCCTGTAATGGACCATGGAAGCGATCAGGGCGGCGTCCGCCTTTCCCCGGGTGAGAACAGCCAGAAGGTGCTCAGGCTTTCCTGCCCCCCCTGAGGCAATGACAGGGATACGAACATTTGATGAGATGAGCCGGGTCAGTTCGATTTCATATCCAGTCTGTGTTCCATCGGCATCAATCGAATTCAGACAGATCTCCCCCGCTCCCAGTCTTTCTGCCTCCTTCGCCCACCACAGGGCATCAATTCCGGTATATTTCCGTCCGCCATGAATCACGACTTCGTAGCCGGAAGGGATTCTGAAGCTCTTAGTTACCTTTTTGACGTCCATCCCCAGGACGATACACTGCTTACCAAACGCCCTCGCACCATCATTGATCAACGGCGGCCTTTTAACCGCCTCTGAGTTGATACTGATTTTTTCGGCACCGGCCAGGATGACACGCCTCATATCTTCAACGGTACGGATGCCACCGCCGACGGAGAAGGGAATGAAAATCGTCTCTGCCACCCGCCGCACCACATCAATCATGATGTCACGACCATCAGAGGAGGCCGTGATGTCATAAAAAACAATCTCATCGGCACCCTGTTCGTAATACTGTCGTGCCGCCTCCACCGGATCACCAATGTCCACGTTGTTTTTAAACTTGATGCCCTTTGTCAGTTTGCCGTCACGTACATCCAAGCAGGGAATAATCCGTTTACTCAGCATTTCCGCCCCCCCCCCCACCGGCAGAAATTGGCCAGTATCTGTAAACCAGGCCTCCCGCTTTTTTCCGGATGGAATTGCACAGCTACTAAATTTTCCTGGGCCAGGGCCGCACAAAACTGTATGCCATAATCTGTCCAGCCGATGGCCCACCGATCATCGGTTGGTACCGGATAATAGGAATGGACAAAATAAAATTCAGACCCCTCGGGAAGTCCCCGAAAAACAGGGTGTTCCTTTTGAAAGGCCACATGATTCCACCCCATGTGGGGAACCTTGAGATACTGGCCATCATGTTGCAAATTTTCTGGGAATCGCCTGACGCAACCAGGGACGATTCCCAGACAGACGGTATCGTCTTCTTCGCTGTGTTCAAAGATCACCTGGGTACCGAGACAGATGCCCAGCATCGGTTTTCCCGTACACACCCACTCCCGGATACACCGATCCAGATGTGTTTGGCGAAGATGAGACATTGCCTCGCCGGCCGCCCCAACCCCGGGAAAGATAAGGTGGGTGGCTTCCTGTAATGTCGCCGGGTCGGCGGTAATCCGGTAGGACTGGTTCAGATAATGAAGTGCCCTGGCAACACTGGTCAGGTTTCCTGCACGATAGTCTAAAATAGCGATCATCATTTACCACCTTTTATCTGGTTTTTCCCTCTGCAATAGATCCCCTGATAGGTATTCCTTCTCTCCAGTTCCCTGTCAATCGCATTGAGGACATCCATTTTGTTGATGGCCCAGGTGGGAGCCAGGAAGATATCCTGGTAACCATCGGCGGTCAGCCTCTGGATGACCATCTCCGGTGGTAGTATCTCCAGTATATCACATACCGTATGGACATACTCTTCCTTTTCCATCATCCTGATCCTGTCCCTTTCATAGAGATCACCGAGGGCGGTTCCCCTCAGGGCGAGAAGCAGATGGATCTTGATACCGTGGATCGGCAGGGTGGAAATAACCTTTGCCGTCTCCAGGATATCTTCCCGCGTCTCCCCCGGCAGCCCCACAATGATATGCGTACAGATATGGATATCACCTCCCGAAGCCCTGAAGACGGCATCGAGAAAGGTCTTAGCCGAATGTCCCCTGTTGAGAAGCCGCAAGGTTTTATCATGGATAGATTGAAGGCCCAATTCCAGCCAGGTGTGGTATTGCTTTGCATAGGCCTTAAAGAGCCCGATGATGTCATCAGGGACACAGTCCGGGCGTGTGCCGACGGATATGCCGATAATGTCTTCCTCGGACAGGGCTTCGTCGTAGAGAGTCTTGAGTTTTTGATACGTTCCATAAGTATTGGTAAATGTCTGGAAATAGGCGATGAACTTTCCAGCATTCTTATGCTTCCTGTAATATGCCTTGCCGCGTCTGATCTGTTCGCTGATGGAAGGGAGAGGACCCGCCTGTCGCAGGCGGGAACCCCGGCCGTCGCAGTAGATGCATCCTCCCGTGGAAATGGTGCCGTCACGATTCGGGCAGGTAAAACCGGCGTCAATCTGCAGCTTGTAAACACTGCATCCGAACTGATTGCGCCAGAAACTTTTTAAATCATAGTATCTCTTTGTATTATTCCAGAATGCCGGTTTTGCCATAAGAATACCATTTTTTATTGTGTTTTTCGCACTAATACTATTATAAAATTGCAAGCTTTTCAATCTTACCGGAACAACAATTGTGATTCAGACATTAGACTGAAGGGGAGGATTGGGGTTTGACATCTCAGATGAGAAGAACTGCCGTAGAAAAGTCTGGCATCTAAAGTCTGAAGTCCAGTGTCTGAATTGCAGTAACAACAAAAAGAGGCAGGTTCTCATGTTTAATAAAAGCCTGGAACACAGAGTTCTCCGGCAGGATATCCGTAGTTAAATCAGGAGCGCTATGTCAGAAAGTAATCAGGCACAGACAGGTTTTCGTTTCGGGGTGGTAAAAATTATAAGA
Proteins encoded:
- the miaA gene encoding tRNA (adenosine(37)-N6)-dimethylallyltransferase MiaA is translated as MSREELKPRLIIIVGPTGVGKTNVAIRLAGELGGEIIGADSMQVYRYMDIGTAKPTLAERSQVRHHLFDVVNPDEEFNAAMFVKEAGAIIETLNRLQKPVFVVGGTGLYIRALLGGLFEGPGADEDLREVYRQEAARHGKRYLYEKLKVKDARAAALIDANDISRIIRALEVVELTGKSIVEQQEAHHFRNNLYECLKIGLMMEREQLYARIEQRTEKMIEDGFTDEVRNLLAMGYDETIKPMQSLGYKHIVGYLRGEYSLGEAVRTIKRDTRRYAKRQLTWFKADRDVEWFSPHDVDAIRKRIGEFL
- the mutL gene encoding DNA mismatch repair endonuclease MutL, translated to MPGRIVVLPEELTNKIAAGEVVERPASIVKELLENALDAGATDVTIELEKGGCGSTRITDNGEGIECEDVPLAFARYATSKIYQFDDIYRVSSFGFRGEALPSIASISRVEMVTRKRESVSGTRVIVEAGQVKEIAAAGCPVGTSVLVTRIFDSVPVRKKFLKAEMTEQGHCLDVITRAALSHPEVKMKVVTRGKEILNIPATQDVSLRVSLVIGADFMDHILPVKGTRDNISVSGFVCRPEFTRSSARHIYCYVNKRFIRDYLLNHAVMTAYRRLLAVRRYPAVVLFVDLPPGEVDVNVHPAKMEVRFRNPRDVYEVVVRVLAGALAGISPIAETPAAPVLSWGRGSQEGRRSGLEEALRRYTVSSGKGKLFFERAFADKKEEQVDAAMPEETAEEDFAFLTGISFADLEYVGQVAGTYLVFSAPEGLILVDQHAAHERILFEKFREKPSASGGEKAVGQRLLMPEVISLPPKDFSFLMESRQVLEEAGIEVEPFGKDTVVVKTVPAILPNVESKTVIMDLLGEFSETGHPLNLQDKKDKIFAFLACRGAVKANQRLSAPEVAKLCRDLDATPFSSTCPHGRPVYISFSFSDMERMFKRR
- a CDS encoding nitroreductase produces the protein MDIVDAIRTRKSIRGFKPDPVPKEILREILKIVGRAPSAMNTQPWEFTVITGEVLENVKRVNVEKLNSGEQPHPDHVAAKWPADSIYRHRQVELAKQIFQLMGIQREDKEKRARWMERGFRYFDAPAAIIISVDKALSEAGPLLDIGAVMQTICLAALNYDLGTCIEDQGIMYPGVLRKFAGIPESKRIIIAIAIGYPDGDFPVNKLESAREPIESATTWCGFV
- the hisF gene encoding imidazole glycerol phosphate synthase subunit HisF → MLSKRIIPCLDVRDGKLTKGIKFKNNVDIGDPVEAARQYYEQGADEIVFYDITASSDGRDIMIDVVRRVAETIFIPFSVGGGIRTVEDMRRVILAGAEKISINSEAVKRPPLINDGARAFGKQCIVLGMDVKKVTKSFRIPSGYEVVIHGGRKYTGIDALWWAKEAERLGAGEICLNSIDADGTQTGYEIELTRLISSNVRIPVIASGGAGKPEHLLAVLTRGKADAALIASMVHYRTYTISEIKTYLHEHSVKIRIEW
- the hisH gene encoding imidazole glycerol phosphate synthase subunit HisH; translation: MMIAILDYRAGNLTSVARALHYLNQSYRITADPATLQEATHLIFPGVGAAGEAMSHLRQTHLDRCIREWVCTGKPMLGICLGTQVIFEHSEEDDTVCLGIVPGCVRRFPENLQHDGQYLKVPHMGWNHVAFQKEHPVFRGLPEGSEFYFVHSYYPVPTDDRWAIGWTDYGIQFCAALAQENLVAVQFHPEKSGRPGLQILANFCRWGGGRKC
- a CDS encoding TIGR01212 family radical SAM protein (This family includes YhcC from E. coli K-12, an uncharacterized radical SAM protein.), whose product is MAKPAFWNNTKRYYDLKSFWRNQFGCSVYKLQIDAGFTCPNRDGTISTGGCIYCDGRGSRLRQAGPLPSISEQIRRGKAYYRKHKNAGKFIAYFQTFTNTYGTYQKLKTLYDEALSEEDIIGISVGTRPDCVPDDIIGLFKAYAKQYHTWLELGLQSIHDKTLRLLNRGHSAKTFLDAVFRASGGDIHICTHIIVGLPGETREDILETAKVISTLPIHGIKIHLLLALRGTALGDLYERDRIRMMEKEEYVHTVCDILEILPPEMVIQRLTADGYQDIFLAPTWAINKMDVLNAIDRELERRNTYQGIYCRGKNQIKGGK